The region AGCAGTGGTTCCATGGACTTTAAGAGTATCTTCAAAGTCCTGGCCCTCATCGGTATGGCGGTGGGAGCCTTTTTCGCCACGGAGATCCCGGTAGCGATCTACTACGAAGAGCCTGTGGATAAATTGATGCTCTTTTTGACGATCTTCTTTCTCATCAATGCGGGAATCTTTTTCATCCTGAAAAATCACAAGGTGGATTTGAAGATCCGTGAAAGCATCCTTTCGGTCAATCTACTCTGGATCCTTTTGGGGATTGGCGGGGGGATTCCCCTGTGGCTCTATACCTATGTCTCTCCTGCTTCAGCCTTTTTCGAAGCGGTCAGCGGTTTTACCACCACCGGGGCGACGGTCTACAGCGATATCGAGTCGCTGCCCCACTTCATTCTCTTTCATCGGAGTCTGATGCACTGGATGGGAGGAATGGGGATCATCGTCCTGGGCGTGGGACTGCTCTCTATGATCAACCCCTCCGGCAGCCTTAGCCTCTTCAAAGCCGAATCGACGGGGATTCAGATCGAAAAGCTCCGCCCCAAGATCAAGGATACGGCGCTGAGCCTCTGGGGGATCTATCTGGGGTTGACGATCCTCGATATGCTGCTGTTGAAATTTTTGGGGATGAACTGGTTCGATGCCCTCAACCACGCCTTCTCGACCCTCTCCACAGGAGGCTTTTCGACCAAAAACGATTCCCTGGGGGGCTTTCACAGCGATGCCATCATCTGGGTGACGACGGTCTTTATGCTCCTCGCCGGGATCAACTTCCTCGCCCATCTGCGCCTGCTCTACCGGGATTTCAGCGGATACAAGAGTGAAGAGGTGCGCTGGTATCTGATCGTCTTTTTTGTTCTTTCCATCTTTTTGACCCTCACCCACGAGATCGACGATTCGGCTCAGCTCTGGTTCTCGGCGACCCACTCCTTTTTCACAGTCGCTTCGGTGATGACGACGACCGGTTTCGCCTCCACCAACTACGGGGTCTGGGGCCATCCCGCCATCGCTTTGATCTTCCTGGCGATGCTCGTAGGCGGAAACGCCGGCTCCACCGCCGGAGGGGTCAAGGTGATCCGCTACGTGGTAATCATCAAGACCCTCTTCGCCGAGCTCAAGCGGATCCTCCATCCCAGGGCGCTCATCGCCGTCTATGTGGACGGCAACAAGCTCAAGGAGAATGTCAT is a window of Nitratifractor salsuginis DSM 16511 DNA encoding:
- a CDS encoding TrkH family potassium uptake protein, producing the protein MDFKSIFKVLALIGMAVGAFFATEIPVAIYYEEPVDKLMLFLTIFFLINAGIFFILKNHKVDLKIRESILSVNLLWILLGIGGGIPLWLYTYVSPASAFFEAVSGFTTTGATVYSDIESLPHFILFHRSLMHWMGGMGIIVLGVGLLSMINPSGSLSLFKAESTGIQIEKLRPKIKDTALSLWGIYLGLTILDMLLLKFLGMNWFDALNHAFSTLSTGGFSTKNDSLGGFHSDAIIWVTTVFMLLAGINFLAHLRLLYRDFSGYKSEEVRWYLIVFFVLSIFLTLTHEIDDSAQLWFSATHSFFTVASVMTTTGFASTNYGVWGHPAIALIFLAMLVGGNAGSTAGGVKVIRYVVIIKTLFAELKRILHPRALIAVYVDGNKLKENVIASTFGFFILYIFTNVLLSLYLYGRGFDAMTSISGALAIVGNIGPGFAQVGPADNFGFFSDIDKIILSIGMIIGRLECYTVYVLLSLSFWKKF